A region of Streptomyces halobius DNA encodes the following proteins:
- a CDS encoding IS701 family transposase, producing MDALEVNRVRAKLALFVEDVFASVPRKDQRAKGDCYLRGLMLEGRRKSVQAMALRLPDGNEQNLQQFVNQSTWDPVPVQRRIAERMLPLIGPTAWVIDDVSVPKDGRMSVGVAPQYCGALGKRANCQVAVSVHAATDTASCPLQWRLFLPKEWAWDTDRRARTRIPPEVTHREKWRLALDMLDTLATWSMTPPVVVADAAYGTNAHLRAALSDRQLAYVLAVRADVTAHPFDAKPVTPRRNGTVGCRPQPRYREPAPSVAALASGLGPDAFTPVTWRQGSRGELRSRFAAVRVRPAGKAVERPIRAAASAEQGWWDGILPDCWLLIEWPEDSEEPTNYWLSSLPAHTPIADLVRLAKVRWRIEHDYRELKHGLGLDHFEGRSWPGWHHHVTLVTAAHAFLTEQRLAPKVPTPVSPSTKYSTPSRTS from the coding sequence GTGGATGCACTTGAAGTGAACCGGGTTCGGGCGAAGTTGGCGTTGTTCGTGGAGGATGTGTTCGCCTCAGTACCGCGCAAGGACCAGCGGGCCAAGGGCGACTGCTATCTGCGGGGTCTGATGCTGGAGGGTCGCCGCAAGTCCGTCCAGGCCATGGCTTTGCGGCTGCCGGACGGCAACGAGCAGAACCTGCAGCAGTTCGTGAACCAGTCCACGTGGGATCCCGTGCCGGTGCAGCGGCGGATCGCCGAGCGGATGCTGCCACTGATCGGCCCGACCGCCTGGGTGATCGACGACGTGTCGGTGCCCAAGGACGGCCGGATGTCGGTCGGGGTGGCTCCGCAGTACTGCGGAGCGTTGGGGAAACGGGCGAACTGCCAGGTCGCGGTCAGCGTCCATGCCGCAACCGACACCGCCTCCTGCCCGCTGCAATGGCGCCTGTTCCTGCCCAAGGAGTGGGCTTGGGACACCGATCGGCGGGCCAGGACCCGCATCCCGCCCGAGGTCACACACCGCGAGAAATGGCGCCTGGCTCTGGACATGCTCGACACGCTCGCCACCTGGAGCATGACACCACCAGTCGTGGTGGCCGACGCCGCCTACGGCACCAACGCGCACCTGCGGGCGGCTCTGTCCGACCGCCAACTCGCCTACGTGCTGGCCGTCCGCGCTGATGTGACCGCCCACCCCTTCGACGCGAAACCCGTGACCCCACGCCGCAACGGGACCGTCGGCTGCCGGCCCCAGCCCCGATACCGGGAACCCGCACCGTCCGTGGCAGCTCTCGCCTCAGGCCTTGGGCCGGATGCCTTCACCCCCGTGACGTGGCGGCAAGGCTCGCGAGGGGAGTTACGTTCCCGCTTCGCCGCCGTGCGTGTACGCCCGGCCGGCAAGGCAGTCGAACGCCCCATCCGAGCCGCCGCCTCAGCCGAACAGGGCTGGTGGGACGGAATCCTGCCCGACTGCTGGCTGCTGATCGAATGGCCCGAAGACAGCGAGGAACCCACAAATTACTGGCTGTCCAGCCTACCGGCGCACACACCCATCGCTGACCTGGTCCGCCTGGCCAAGGTCCGCTGGCGCATCGAGCACGACTACCGCGAACTCAAGCACGGCCTGGGCCTGGACCACTTCGAAGGCCGTTCCTGGCCCGGCTGGCACCACCACGTCACCCTCGTCACCGCCGCCCACGCCTTCCTCACCGAACAGCGCCTGGCCCCAAAAGTGCCCACGCCGGTCTCACCCTCTACCAAGTACTCGACGCCCTCCAGGACGTCTTGA
- a CDS encoding ABC transporter permease — protein sequence MLRTALRNVLAHKARLVMTALAVLLGVAFVSGTLVFADTTASAFRNASAQSLKGVAVSVRAEAVTDTDPTDGEGGKRTTVLDTALAGKIGRLPGVASVRPTVHGEATLAAKDGRPVNADSNWPNLATNYLPGKDGKDSHFPLKEGRGPAAEGELALDAKTAERGGYRVGDTVRYAIDGPALTKKLVGIVSTDDPQITAGGTLTLFDTRTAQQLFRHPGQFDEIAVAAKDGTDERALTDQVQALLPEQGAKATSGADLAAQQSARIAKNTSSLTKTLLVFAGIALFVGVFLIANTFTMLIAQRSREIALLRAVGASRRQVVRSVLVEAALLGLVASAGGFALGLGIATALRPLLNTTGAGLPDGPLVITPAAPLSSLAVGVLVTVLAAWLPSRKAAKIAPVAALNSVDQAPLARALRVRNVLGTLLTGAGVLVMLYVSTLKTSKESNLLIAMLGGALTLGGVIVLAPLLSRPLISLAGRVTTRFFGVSGKLAKQNALRNPRRTAATASALMIGLALITGLTVGGHSAQRAMEIEATQGLAADYQVNYNTARGLDEDAAAKIARVPGVAAAAPVTSAGLDTQGRYAVITGTDPNAFGKAAQLDFRTGSLRDIGPGKIAVSDEFAYQARIDVGATIGAEMDTGTETGKTQKKLTVVGIYAKTRATDDALGTLDDVLPYSVTKQPDKLLVKAEPGKAAGLERKIRAALGDSPLLKVRSQEQLIKENNGAITMALNMMYGLLGMAVVIAILGVVNTLAMSVFERTREIGMLRAIGLDRAGIRQMVRLESVVISLFGAVLGIGIGIFLAWAGGSLTTSSMQEYEMVLPWDRLGTFLALALAIGVLAAIWPARRAARLNMLRSIQSS from the coding sequence ATGCTGCGTACCGCCCTACGCAACGTCCTTGCGCACAAAGCCCGATTGGTCATGACCGCGCTCGCGGTCCTGCTCGGTGTCGCTTTCGTCTCCGGCACCCTCGTCTTCGCCGACACCACCGCGAGCGCGTTCCGCAACGCCTCAGCCCAGAGCCTCAAGGGCGTGGCCGTCTCCGTGCGGGCGGAGGCGGTCACCGATACCGATCCGACCGACGGCGAGGGTGGTAAGCGGACCACTGTCCTCGACACGGCGCTGGCGGGGAAGATCGGCCGGCTGCCCGGTGTCGCATCGGTGCGTCCGACCGTCCACGGTGAGGCCACCTTGGCCGCCAAGGACGGCCGTCCGGTCAACGCCGACAGCAACTGGCCGAACCTGGCCACCAACTACCTGCCCGGCAAGGACGGCAAGGACAGCCACTTCCCGCTGAAGGAAGGCCGCGGTCCTGCCGCCGAGGGTGAACTGGCCCTGGACGCCAAGACCGCCGAAAGGGGCGGCTACCGGGTCGGCGACACCGTCCGCTACGCCATCGATGGGCCCGCTCTGACCAAGAAGCTGGTCGGCATCGTCTCCACCGACGACCCCCAGATCACCGCCGGCGGCACCCTCACGCTCTTCGACACCCGGACCGCGCAGCAACTGTTCCGCCACCCCGGCCAGTTCGACGAGATCGCTGTCGCCGCCAAGGACGGTACCGACGAGCGCGCGTTGACCGACCAGGTGCAGGCGCTGCTCCCCGAGCAGGGCGCCAAGGCCACCAGCGGCGCCGACCTGGCCGCCCAGCAGTCCGCCCGGATCGCCAAGAACACCAGCTCCCTCACCAAGACGCTGCTGGTCTTCGCCGGCATCGCGCTGTTCGTCGGCGTGTTCCTCATCGCCAACACCTTCACCATGCTCATCGCCCAGCGCAGCCGCGAGATCGCGCTGCTGCGTGCCGTGGGCGCCTCACGCCGGCAGGTCGTCCGCTCCGTCCTCGTCGAGGCCGCCCTCCTCGGGCTCGTAGCCTCCGCCGGCGGGTTCGCGCTCGGCCTCGGCATCGCCACCGCCCTGCGCCCGCTGCTCAACACCACTGGTGCCGGACTGCCCGACGGGCCGCTGGTCATCACGCCCGCCGCCCCGCTGTCGTCGCTCGCGGTCGGTGTCCTCGTCACCGTTCTGGCGGCCTGGCTGCCGTCCCGCAAGGCCGCGAAGATCGCCCCCGTCGCGGCACTCAACAGCGTCGACCAGGCCCCGCTCGCCCGCGCCCTGAGGGTCCGCAACGTGCTCGGCACCCTGCTCACCGGGGCCGGGGTGCTGGTGATGCTGTACGTCTCCACGCTCAAGACCAGCAAGGAGTCGAACCTGCTGATCGCGATGCTCGGTGGTGCACTGACGCTCGGCGGCGTGATCGTGCTGGCTCCGCTGCTCTCCCGGCCGCTGATCTCCCTGGCCGGCAGGGTCACCACCCGCTTCTTCGGCGTCAGCGGCAAGCTGGCCAAACAGAACGCGCTGCGCAACCCGCGCCGCACCGCCGCCACCGCGTCCGCCCTGATGATCGGGCTCGCTCTGATCACCGGCCTGACCGTCGGCGGGCACTCCGCCCAGCGCGCCATGGAAATTGAGGCCACACAGGGCCTGGCCGCCGACTACCAGGTCAACTACAACACCGCCCGCGGGCTCGACGAGGACGCGGCCGCCAAGATCGCCCGGGTTCCCGGGGTCGCCGCGGCCGCCCCGGTCACCTCGGCGGGCCTCGACACCCAGGGCAGGTACGCCGTCATCACCGGTACCGACCCGAACGCGTTCGGCAAGGCAGCCCAACTCGACTTCCGCACCGGCTCGCTGCGCGATATCGGCCCCGGGAAGATCGCGGTCTCCGACGAGTTCGCCTATCAGGCCAGGATCGACGTCGGCGCCACCATCGGCGCCGAGATGGACACCGGCACGGAAACCGGCAAGACCCAGAAGAAGCTGACGGTCGTCGGCATCTACGCCAAGACCCGCGCCACCGACGACGCGCTGGGCACGCTCGACGACGTGCTCCCGTACTCCGTGACGAAGCAGCCCGACAAGCTGCTGGTCAAGGCCGAGCCCGGCAAGGCTGCCGGCCTTGAGCGGAAGATCCGTGCCGCTCTCGGCGACAGCCCGCTGCTGAAGGTCCGAAGCCAGGAGCAGCTCATCAAGGAGAACAACGGGGCGATCACCATGGCCCTCAACATGATGTACGGGCTGCTGGGCATGGCCGTCGTCATCGCGATCCTCGGCGTCGTCAACACCCTGGCCATGTCGGTCTTCGAGCGCACCCGCGAGATCGGGATGCTGCGGGCCATCGGCCTCGACCGGGCCGGGATCAGGCAGATGGTCCGGCTGGAGTCGGTGGTGATCTCGCTGTTCGGCGCGGTGCTCGGCATCGGCATCGGCATCTTCCTGGCCTGGGCCGGCGGCAGCCTGACCACGTCCTCGATGCAGGAGTACGAGATGGTCCTGCCGTGGGACAGGCTGGGGACCTTCCTGGCCCTGGCGCTGGCGATCGGCGTCCTGGCCGCGATCTGGCCGGCCCGCCGGGCGGCCCGCCTGAACATGCTGCGCTCGATCCAGTCGAGTTGA